In Lautropia mirabilis, one DNA window encodes the following:
- the ppsA gene encoding phosphoenolpyruvate synthase — MSNTHAGRLVIPFEELRMTDVEVVGGKNASLGELISQLSASGVQVPGGFATTADAFRDFLDHNRLTERINARLATLNTDDVKALAQAGAEIRSWVSEAAFPPDLEKTIREHFARLTKDSPAGVSFAVRSSATAEDLPDASFAGQQETVLNVVGIDAILDRIREVFASLYNDRAISYRVHKGFAHEGVALSAGIQRMCRSDLGASGVMFTIDTESGFEDVVFITSSWGLGETVVQGAVNPDEFYVHKPMLAAGKYPIISRHLGSKLIKMEFEDAASQGRTVRTVDTPAEQRARFSLSDEEVAQLARYATIIEKHYGRPMDIEWGKDGIDGKLFILQARPETVKSQSKDRKQQRFVLKSSSDVLTSGRAIGQKIGAGRVRLVGDASEMSRVQPGDVLVTDMTDPNWEPVMKRASAIVTNRGGRTCHAAIIARELGIPAVVGCGNATDVLADGRLVTVSCAQGDTGYVYDGQLETEVTDVQTGTMPKIDTKIMMNVGNPQLAFEFAALPCDGVGLARLEFVINNNIGIHPRAILDYPAVDADLKQAVESVARGYASPRAFYVEKLAEGVATIAAAFWPKPVIVRLSDFKSNEYRKLIGGSRYEPEEENPMLGFRGASRYVSDTFSDCFEMECKAMKRVREDMGLTNVQLMIPFVRTVKEGARVIELLASHGLKRGEGGAPDGTGALRVVMMCELPSNAILADEFLQHFDGFSIGSNDMTQLTLGLDRDSGLVAEGFDERDPAVKALLARAIEACRKAGKYVGICGQGPSDHPDFAEWLVDQGITSISLNPDTVVSTWQRLGARAGK; from the coding sequence ATGAGCAATACGCACGCAGGACGGCTCGTCATCCCGTTCGAAGAGCTGCGCATGACCGACGTCGAGGTCGTGGGCGGCAAGAATGCCTCGCTGGGCGAGCTGATCAGCCAGCTCTCGGCATCGGGCGTCCAGGTGCCCGGCGGCTTTGCCACCACCGCAGACGCCTTCCGGGACTTCCTCGATCACAACCGGCTCACCGAACGCATCAACGCCCGTCTGGCCACCCTCAACACCGACGACGTGAAGGCCCTGGCCCAGGCTGGTGCCGAGATCCGCAGCTGGGTGAGCGAGGCTGCCTTCCCGCCTGACCTGGAAAAGACCATCCGCGAGCACTTCGCCCGCCTCACGAAGGATTCCCCGGCCGGCGTCTCGTTCGCCGTGCGCTCCAGCGCCACCGCCGAGGACCTGCCCGACGCCTCCTTCGCCGGCCAGCAGGAGACCGTCCTCAACGTCGTCGGCATCGACGCCATCCTGGACCGCATCCGCGAGGTCTTTGCCTCGCTCTACAACGATCGCGCCATCTCCTACCGCGTCCACAAGGGGTTTGCCCACGAGGGTGTGGCCCTGTCGGCCGGCATCCAGCGCATGTGCCGCAGCGACCTGGGCGCCTCGGGCGTGATGTTCACCATCGACACCGAATCCGGTTTCGAGGACGTGGTGTTCATCACCAGCAGCTGGGGCCTGGGCGAGACCGTCGTGCAGGGGGCTGTCAACCCCGACGAGTTCTACGTCCACAAGCCCATGCTGGCCGCCGGCAAGTACCCCATCATCAGCCGTCACCTGGGCTCCAAGCTCATCAAGATGGAGTTCGAGGATGCTGCCTCACAGGGCCGCACCGTGCGCACCGTCGACACCCCGGCCGAGCAGCGCGCGCGCTTTTCCCTCTCCGACGAGGAAGTCGCCCAGCTGGCCCGCTATGCCACCATCATCGAGAAGCACTATGGCCGTCCCATGGACATCGAGTGGGGCAAGGACGGCATCGATGGCAAGCTCTTCATCCTGCAGGCCCGTCCCGAGACGGTCAAGTCGCAGAGCAAGGACCGCAAGCAGCAGCGCTTCGTCCTCAAGAGCAGCTCCGACGTGCTGACCTCCGGCCGTGCCATCGGCCAGAAGATCGGTGCCGGCCGCGTGCGCCTGGTGGGCGATGCGTCCGAGATGAGCCGTGTGCAGCCTGGCGACGTCCTCGTCACCGACATGACCGACCCCAACTGGGAACCGGTCATGAAGCGTGCCTCGGCCATCGTCACCAACCGGGGCGGGCGCACCTGCCACGCCGCCATCATCGCGCGTGAGCTGGGCATTCCTGCCGTCGTCGGCTGCGGCAACGCCACCGACGTGCTGGCCGATGGCCGGCTCGTCACCGTCTCGTGCGCCCAGGGCGACACCGGCTACGTCTACGACGGCCAGCTCGAGACCGAAGTCACCGACGTCCAGACCGGCACCATGCCGAAGATCGACACCAAGATCATGATGAACGTCGGCAACCCGCAGCTCGCCTTCGAGTTTGCGGCGCTGCCTTGCGACGGCGTGGGCCTGGCCCGGCTGGAGTTCGTCATCAACAACAACATCGGCATCCACCCGCGTGCCATTCTCGACTATCCGGCCGTCGACGCCGACCTCAAGCAGGCCGTCGAGAGCGTGGCCCGTGGCTATGCCAGCCCGCGTGCCTTCTACGTCGAGAAGCTGGCCGAAGGCGTGGCCACCATCGCCGCTGCCTTCTGGCCCAAGCCGGTCATCGTGCGCCTCTCTGACTTCAAGAGCAACGAGTACCGCAAGCTCATCGGCGGCTCGCGCTATGAACCCGAGGAAGAGAACCCCATGCTGGGCTTCCGGGGCGCATCGCGCTACGTGTCGGACACCTTCTCCGACTGCTTCGAGATGGAATGCAAGGCCATGAAGCGCGTGCGCGAGGACATGGGCCTGACCAACGTCCAGCTGATGATCCCCTTCGTGCGCACCGTCAAGGAAGGCGCGCGCGTCATCGAGCTGCTGGCCAGCCATGGCCTGAAGCGGGGCGAGGGCGGTGCACCGGATGGCACCGGCGCACTGCGTGTCGTCATGATGTGCGAGCTGCCCTCCAACGCCATCCTGGCCGACGAGTTCCTGCAGCACTTCGACGGCTTCTCCATCGGCTCCAACGACATGACCCAGCTCACCCTGGGTCTGGACCGTGATTCGGGCCTGGTGGCCGAAGGCTTCGACGAGCGCGACCCTGCCGTCAAGGCGCTGCTCGCCCGTGCCATCGAGGCCTGCCGCAAGGCCGGCAAGTACGTCGGCATCTGCGGTCAGGGCCCGTCCGACCATCCGGACTTCGCCGAATGGCTGGTTGACCAGGGCATCACGTCCATCTCGCTCAACCCCGACACCGTCGTCTCCACCTGGCAGCGGCTCGGGGCCCGGGCCGGGAAATAA
- a CDS encoding SPFH domain-containing protein yields MPPVTTVSIAILVLAIVFAIKTLKIVPQQHAWVVERLGKFDRILMPGLNIIVPFIDRVAYKHELKEFPLDVPSQVCITRDNTQLQVDGVLYFQVTDPMRASYGSSNYIDAITQLAQTSLRSVIGRMELDKTFEEREAINLAVVSVLDEAATNWGVKVLRYEIKDLTPPAEILRAMQAQITAEREKRAVIAASEGRRQEQINIASGEREAAIQRSEGERQAAINRAQGEAASISAIAEATAQAIERVGNASQLPGGDTAVNLRVAEQYVEAFAQLARTNNTMIVPANLGDVAGLIATAMKTVQGTGAGNKG; encoded by the coding sequence ATGCCACCTGTTACCACCGTCTCCATCGCCATCCTGGTCCTGGCCATTGTCTTTGCCATCAAGACCCTCAAGATCGTGCCCCAGCAGCACGCCTGGGTCGTCGAGCGGCTGGGCAAATTCGACCGCATCCTGATGCCGGGTCTCAACATCATCGTGCCCTTCATCGACCGCGTGGCCTACAAGCATGAGCTGAAGGAGTTCCCGCTGGACGTGCCCAGCCAGGTCTGCATCACCCGCGACAACACCCAGCTGCAGGTCGACGGCGTGCTGTACTTCCAGGTCACCGACCCCATGCGCGCCTCCTACGGCTCCAGCAACTACATCGACGCCATCACCCAGCTGGCCCAGACCTCGCTGCGCTCCGTCATCGGCCGCATGGAACTGGACAAGACCTTCGAGGAACGCGAGGCCATCAACCTGGCCGTCGTCAGCGTGCTGGACGAAGCCGCCACCAACTGGGGCGTCAAGGTGCTGCGCTACGAAATCAAGGACCTGACCCCGCCCGCCGAGATCCTGCGCGCCATGCAGGCCCAGATCACCGCCGAGCGGGAAAAGCGTGCCGTCATTGCCGCCTCCGAAGGCCGCCGCCAGGAACAGATCAACATCGCCTCCGGCGAACGCGAAGCCGCCATCCAGCGCTCCGAGGGTGAGCGCCAGGCCGCCATCAACCGCGCCCAGGGTGAAGCTGCCTCCATCTCCGCCATCGCTGAAGCCACCGCCCAGGCCATCGAACGCGTCGGCAACGCCTCCCAGCTTCCCGGCGGCGACACCGCCGTCAACCTGCGCGTGGCCGAACAGTACGTCGAGGCCTTCGCCCAGCTGGCCCGCACCAACAACACCATGATCGTGCCCGCCAACCTCGGCGACGTGGCCGGCCTCATCGCCACCGCCATGAAGACCGTGCAGGGTACGGGGGCTGGGAACAAGGGCTAA
- a CDS encoding type II toxin-antitoxin system RatA family toxin — MPVIRKSALVPYSAQAMFDLVERVEDYPGFLPWCGGTQLLSRTDEGMSAAITIDFRGIRQTFSTENVHQRPTSIRLRLKDGPFSRLQGGWTFKPLAEDACRIDLELDYEVGSGLIARVLNPVFGHIANTLVDAFVKEAERRYGPGFGAS; from the coding sequence ATGCCCGTGATCCGCAAGTCCGCCCTGGTGCCGTATTCGGCGCAGGCCATGTTCGACCTGGTCGAGCGGGTAGAGGATTATCCCGGTTTTCTGCCCTGGTGTGGAGGCACGCAGCTGCTGTCGCGCACCGACGAGGGCATGTCGGCCGCCATCACCATCGACTTCCGTGGCATCCGCCAGACCTTCTCCACCGAGAACGTCCACCAGCGCCCCACCAGCATCCGGCTGCGCCTGAAGGATGGCCCGTTCTCGCGCCTTCAGGGCGGCTGGACCTTCAAGCCGCTGGCCGAGGATGCCTGTCGCATCGACCTGGAGCTGGACTATGAAGTGGGCAGCGGCCTCATCGCGCGGGTGCTCAATCCCGTTTTCGGCCACATCGCCAACACCCTGGTCGATGCCTTCGTGAAGGAGGCCGAGCGCCGCTACGGCCCGGGCTTCGGGGCCTCATGA
- a CDS encoding NfeD family protein — MATHYGWWILAVVLGITELFVGSFYLLVIAVALALAGLSAWLGATFSIQLLVAAVASALGAGLVRYLRPIAPSQQAPERNPDLNLDIGQTVTVEGWEDNGQTRINYRGTIWQAELLSGYPRRIGTHRIHAIAGSRLVLIPVELARATGSAPAPVAVG, encoded by the coding sequence ATGGCAACACACTATGGCTGGTGGATCCTCGCCGTGGTGCTCGGCATCACCGAGCTGTTCGTCGGCTCCTTCTACCTGCTGGTCATCGCCGTGGCGCTGGCATTGGCGGGCCTGTCCGCCTGGCTGGGCGCCACCTTCAGCATCCAGCTGCTGGTCGCCGCCGTCGCCAGTGCGCTGGGCGCAGGCCTGGTGCGCTACCTCCGGCCCATCGCCCCGTCGCAGCAGGCGCCCGAGCGCAACCCCGACCTCAATCTCGACATCGGCCAGACCGTCACCGTCGAAGGCTGGGAAGACAACGGCCAGACCCGCATCAACTATCGCGGCACCATCTGGCAGGCCGAGCTGCTGTCCGGCTACCCGCGCCGCATCGGTACCCACCGCATCCACGCCATCGCCGGCAGTCGCCTCGTGCTGATCCCGGTTGAGCTGGCCCGTGCCACGGGCAGCGCCCCCGCCCCGGTGGCCGTCGGCTAG
- a CDS encoding type II toxin-antitoxin system VapC family toxin, translated as MYLIDTNVISEARKGRRANAGVQAFFREAAEQGSALYLSVITLGELRRGVDLIRHRGDHIQSRLLDDWLTLIVEQHHDRILPIDTEAALLWGRLRVPHHEHAIDKLIAATAWVNGLTLVTRNVSDFTETSVPLLNPFTD; from the coding sequence ATGTATTTGATTGACACTAACGTCATCAGCGAGGCTCGCAAGGGCAGGCGGGCCAATGCAGGCGTTCAGGCCTTCTTCCGGGAGGCTGCCGAGCAGGGAAGCGCACTCTACCTGTCCGTCATCACCCTGGGTGAGCTGCGGCGCGGGGTGGATCTCATCCGGCATCGAGGAGACCACATCCAGTCCCGGCTGCTTGATGACTGGCTCACGTTGATCGTGGAGCAACACCACGACCGCATCCTGCCCATCGATACCGAGGCCGCCTTGCTCTGGGGACGCTTGCGCGTTCCCCATCACGAGCACGCCATCGACAAGCTGATTGCAGCCACGGCCTGGGTCAACGGCCTGACGCTGGTGACCCGCAATGTTTCGGATTTCACCGAAACATCGGTGCCCTTGTTGAATCCATTTACCGACTGA
- a CDS encoding RcnB family protein, which produces MRLAHVSRRLVASTVALVLGASSLAASAQPWHEPGGEGDRYGHSPRGPGHDGHDGRDDRRGDWEGDQPHHGPSQHWEGRGHSGRQEPRVSVQIHTQVPTDDMRMGPGAGPEHRYHRGDRLPPEARQSVMVVQDWRDHRLDPPPRGHDWVRLGSDFVLVAAATGIIAQVILSAGR; this is translated from the coding sequence ATGCGTCTTGCACACGTTTCCCGCCGTCTTGTGGCTTCCACCGTCGCCCTGGTGCTGGGTGCCAGCAGTCTGGCCGCATCGGCACAGCCCTGGCATGAGCCGGGCGGGGAAGGGGATCGGTACGGTCATTCACCGCGTGGCCCCGGCCACGATGGCCATGACGGCCGGGACGATCGCCGTGGTGACTGGGAAGGCGATCAGCCCCACCACGGCCCGAGCCAGCACTGGGAAGGGCGCGGCCATTCAGGGCGTCAGGAACCCCGGGTGTCCGTCCAGATCCATACGCAGGTCCCGACCGATGACATGCGCATGGGGCCGGGGGCAGGCCCCGAGCACCGCTACCATCGGGGCGACCGGCTGCCGCCCGAGGCACGCCAGTCGGTGATGGTGGTGCAGGACTGGCGCGATCATCGGCTGGATCCGCCGCCGCGCGGCCATGACTGGGTCCGCCTGGGAAGCGACTTCGTGCTGGTGGCCGCGGCCACCGGCATCATCGCCCAGGTGATCCTCTCCGCCGGTCGCTGA
- a CDS encoding RnfH family protein: protein MTPGAHRQAPQDPPSAPSGQLVSESSAAALMVELVIQYPEATAPEVTSSDATSSEATNPEATNPEEAAQPVRYELVRTLHRVPAGTTIRQLLQRAAASNLQAPLVSGSSPAPQHPTSRTDEAGLGSACPGRDEPCDLVQAIEAKALGLSRFGRRAWLDDPLRPDDRVEVLCPILADAKAARFARVAKSRAERTDGRWGRRGVADRQIRATKRQSEG from the coding sequence ATGACCCCTGGCGCACACCGGCAGGCTCCGCAGGATCCGCCGTCCGCCCCCTCGGGCCAGCTGGTATCGGAGAGCTCTGCGGCAGCCCTGATGGTGGAGCTGGTCATCCAGTACCCGGAGGCCACGGCCCCCGAGGTCACGAGTTCCGATGCCACCAGTTCCGAGGCCACCAATCCCGAGGCCACCAATCCCGAGGAGGCTGCCCAGCCGGTACGGTACGAACTGGTGCGGACCCTGCACCGCGTGCCCGCGGGCACCACCATCCGGCAGCTGCTGCAACGGGCGGCCGCTTCGAACCTGCAGGCCCCGCTTGTATCTGGATCGTCGCCAGCTCCGCAGCATCCGACATCCCGGACGGATGAGGCCGGCCTGGGCAGCGCATGCCCTGGGCGCGATGAGCCGTGCGATCTCGTCCAGGCCATCGAGGCCAAGGCCCTGGGCCTGTCCCGCTTCGGCCGCCGCGCCTGGCTGGATGACCCGCTGCGGCCCGACGACCGGGTGGAAGTGCTGTGCCCGATCCTGGCCGACGCAAAGGCGGCACGTTTTGCCCGGGTGGCAAAAAGTCGCGCCGAGCGGACCGACGGTCGCTGGGGCCGACGAGGCGTGGCTGATCGTCAGATCCGCGCCACGAAGCGCCAGTCCGAAGGATAA
- a CDS encoding DUF3616 domain-containing protein gives MAKKKSDRFTLRTWVTESMGFRDQEASPKRDRRRAESLLAPADADAGRGEEEADFQPTRCSASGTDTLPPYTTRGINAFPAETEAHDRAPVTGELDPGSANGAMTETTETTETTEAVALSDREAKKAKKAARKAAKLKALKEEWAREAGVAAPPAPMGTAKGVETMFRNAFRTEMELLALAATKANIMISLNGFIVSALMVSGAFIFSSSPEFLVPAGIFMLTAAASIVCALLSASPERVGRLQATWRWLKDVFRRKARLRDFKARVSHNPTVHFFGDSPNILIYEDRAKIPKDRYWQMMQDIMNDREQIYYRMSEELYWLGLMADKQFKFLHMSYVVFRWGLLASVIAFTVVKTLPSVIPAMQAQKQAAHLQTLGINVFKSLYEPSAVQQLPDGRILVVEDEPTRAASILTIEPDGSLREDEALDTRIIRDFRRKLNDLEALTRDPEGYIYAITSHSPNRNGQRRPDREHFLRFRIQGSDIQQLESYSGLIDDLKNSSELKELIKAKTGTELDFRNTNIEGLAFDPRKNRLMLGFRDPEFNELALVVSIDNPKDMFEKRVPPHFVSVAFLDIKGGGIRSMNYDPVLKSFILANEVKDDDGTKFSQLWTWSGNPNDAPKAIPLPNLRYLSNVEAIDSVVINGQHRLLLMGDEGDAKKNLPAKYMVVDYSDL, from the coding sequence ATGGCGAAGAAGAAGAGCGACAGGTTCACCCTTCGGACATGGGTGACCGAATCCATGGGCTTCCGCGACCAGGAGGCCTCCCCGAAACGCGACCGCAGGCGCGCCGAGAGTCTCTTGGCGCCGGCCGACGCGGACGCAGGCCGGGGTGAGGAAGAAGCGGATTTTCAGCCAACCCGCTGCAGCGCTTCCGGTACCGACACCCTGCCCCCCTACACGACGCGCGGCATCAACGCCTTTCCGGCGGAGACGGAAGCGCACGACAGGGCGCCTGTCACGGGCGAGCTCGACCCGGGCAGCGCCAATGGCGCCATGACAGAGACAACAGAGACAACAGAAACAACCGAAGCGGTCGCCTTGTCCGATCGGGAAGCCAAGAAGGCAAAGAAGGCAGCCAGGAAAGCCGCCAAGCTTAAGGCCCTGAAGGAGGAGTGGGCCCGGGAAGCCGGCGTCGCCGCGCCCCCTGCCCCGATGGGCACCGCCAAGGGCGTGGAGACAATGTTCCGCAACGCTTTCCGGACCGAGATGGAGCTGCTGGCGCTGGCGGCCACCAAGGCCAACATCATGATCTCGCTCAACGGCTTCATCGTGTCGGCGCTGATGGTGTCGGGGGCCTTCATCTTCTCGTCGTCGCCCGAGTTCCTGGTGCCCGCGGGCATCTTCATGCTGACAGCGGCTGCATCGATCGTCTGCGCGCTGCTGTCGGCCTCGCCCGAGCGGGTGGGCCGGCTGCAGGCGACCTGGCGCTGGCTGAAGGACGTGTTCCGGCGCAAGGCCCGGCTGCGCGACTTCAAGGCCCGGGTGTCACACAACCCCACCGTCCATTTCTTTGGCGACTCCCCCAACATCCTGATCTACGAGGATCGCGCCAAGATCCCGAAAGATCGCTACTGGCAGATGATGCAGGACATCATGAACGACCGGGAGCAGATCTATTACCGGATGAGCGAGGAGCTCTACTGGCTGGGACTGATGGCCGACAAGCAGTTCAAGTTCCTGCACATGTCGTATGTGGTGTTCCGCTGGGGCCTTCTGGCCTCCGTCATCGCCTTCACGGTCGTGAAGACGCTGCCGAGCGTGATTCCGGCCATGCAGGCGCAGAAGCAGGCTGCCCATCTGCAGACGCTGGGCATCAACGTCTTCAAGAGCCTGTACGAACCCTCGGCGGTGCAGCAGCTGCCCGATGGGCGCATCCTGGTGGTGGAGGACGAGCCCACGCGCGCGGCCAGTATCCTCACCATCGAGCCGGATGGCTCGCTGCGGGAGGACGAGGCGCTGGATACGCGCATCATCCGCGACTTCCGTCGCAAGCTGAACGACCTGGAAGCGCTGACCCGCGACCCGGAGGGCTACATCTACGCCATCACCTCGCATTCACCCAATCGCAACGGCCAGCGCCGCCCGGACCGCGAGCACTTCCTGCGCTTCCGGATCCAGGGCAGCGACATCCAGCAGCTGGAGTCGTACAGCGGGCTGATCGATGATCTGAAGAACTCGTCTGAGCTGAAGGAGCTGATCAAGGCGAAGACCGGCACGGAACTGGATTTCCGCAACACCAACATCGAGGGCCTGGCCTTCGACCCGCGCAAGAACCGGCTGATGCTGGGTTTCCGGGATCCGGAGTTCAACGAACTGGCGCTGGTCGTCTCCATCGACAACCCGAAGGACATGTTCGAGAAGCGCGTTCCGCCGCACTTCGTGTCGGTCGCCTTCCTGGACATCAAGGGGGGCGGCATCCGTTCGATGAACTATGACCCGGTGCTCAAGAGCTTCATCCTGGCCAACGAGGTCAAGGACGACGATGGCACGAAGTTCTCGCAGCTGTGGACCTGGAGCGGCAACCCGAACGATGCGCCCAAGGCCATCCCCCTGCCCAACCTGCGCTATCTCAGCAATGTGGAGGCCATCGATTCGGTGGTGATCAACGGTCAGCACCGGCTGCTGCTGATGGGCGACGAGGGAGATGCCAAGAAGAACCTCCCCGCCAAGTACATGGTGGTGGACTACAGCGATCTGTGA
- a CDS encoding glycoside hydrolase family 32 protein → MLALAQPPAVLAGTTTSTEYQQINHYNTPAGFMNDIQTLFKGADGYFHLYYLLNSNYKSDNDGTEWYHVRTRDWEHFENQGVAIPKFTHGWSAVATGSVIDNASGFFKDLPTAAIVAYFTSYTESGQHQYAAYSLDFGKSYVPYNGGQPVLKGTTATSDNRDPYIWHDAARGKLMMYLAEGDKIGVYASSDGKAWTYEGATILNAGALGGKDLGLVECPNLKTMKASDGTTKHVLFFGANGYQYGSTTGTYYMVGHLDDKNVFVAETQPRRVDQGTDWYGANFLQESDTTVKALAWLGNWAYLQGDIRDQNGEVSKHLSGISMTRNLTLVREGDAYVIKSAFVNGNPKTSVDTGFADTFNAKMASDNYHKVLYDVKRWTSQNLNLAFTGVNGRPVNGHIRIFLNQADSTVFIDYDADNGQYEVRRTSTRISGDAKANYEKSMVVSSGYASPASFRMNLVVDRTSVELVYGNGESYSLTKLSTENDMGVLIETSGENRLDYSMSNLEGK, encoded by the coding sequence ATGCTGGCATTGGCGCAGCCGCCGGCCGTGCTGGCGGGAACGACGACCAGCACGGAGTACCAGCAGATCAACCACTACAACACGCCGGCCGGTTTCATGAACGACATCCAGACCCTCTTCAAGGGGGCGGATGGCTACTTCCACCTGTATTACCTGCTGAACAGCAACTACAAGTCCGACAACGACGGCACCGAGTGGTACCACGTCCGGACCAGGGACTGGGAGCATTTCGAGAACCAGGGCGTGGCCATTCCGAAGTTCACGCATGGCTGGTCGGCCGTGGCCACAGGCTCGGTGATCGACAACGCCAGCGGCTTCTTCAAGGATCTGCCAACGGCAGCCATCGTCGCGTATTTCACGAGCTACACCGAAAGCGGCCAGCATCAGTACGCTGCCTATTCGCTGGACTTCGGCAAGAGCTATGTGCCCTACAACGGCGGGCAGCCGGTCCTGAAGGGCACGACCGCCACCTCGGACAACCGCGACCCGTACATCTGGCATGACGCTGCCCGCGGCAAGCTGATGATGTACCTGGCCGAAGGCGACAAGATCGGTGTCTATGCCAGCAGCGACGGCAAGGCCTGGACCTATGAAGGTGCGACGATCCTGAACGCGGGCGCGCTGGGCGGCAAGGACCTGGGTCTGGTGGAATGCCCGAACCTGAAGACGATGAAGGCGTCGGACGGCACGACAAAGCACGTGCTGTTCTTCGGTGCCAACGGCTACCAGTATGGGTCAACCACCGGCACCTACTACATGGTGGGGCACCTGGATGACAAGAATGTGTTCGTGGCGGAAACCCAGCCGAGGCGCGTGGACCAGGGCACGGACTGGTATGGGGCCAACTTCCTTCAGGAAAGCGACACGACCGTGAAGGCGCTGGCCTGGCTGGGCAACTGGGCGTATCTGCAGGGCGACATCCGCGACCAGAATGGTGAGGTCTCGAAACACCTGAGCGGCATCAGCATGACCCGCAACCTGACGCTGGTCCGGGAAGGCGACGCCTACGTGATCAAGTCCGCCTTCGTGAACGGCAACCCGAAGACTTCGGTCGATACGGGCTTTGCGGACACCTTCAACGCGAAGATGGCCAGCGACAACTACCACAAGGTGCTTTACGACGTGAAGCGCTGGACGTCGCAGAATCTGAACCTGGCATTCACCGGCGTGAATGGGCGACCCGTGAACGGGCACATCCGCATCTTCCTGAACCAGGCCGACAGTACGGTGTTCATCGATTACGACGCGGACAACGGGCAGTATGAGGTGCGCCGCACCAGCACCCGGATTTCCGGCGATGCCAAGGCCAACTACGAAAAGAGCATGGTCGTGTCGTCAGGTTACGCCAGCCCTGCATCGTTCCGGATGAATCTGGTCGTGGACCGGACAAGCGTGGAGCTGGTCTATGGCAACGGCGAGAGCTATTCGCTGACGAAGCTCTCGACCGAAAACGACATGGGCGTGCTCATCGAGACCAGCGGGGAGAACCGGCTGGATTACTCGATGAGCAATCTGGAGGGCAAGTAG
- the smpB gene encoding SsrA-binding protein SmpB, with product MSTITENRKAGFNYFIEERIEAGLALEGWEVKAIRAGRVQIQEAYVIVRRAEIFLIGAHITPLITASTHVKPDVTRNRKLLLHAAEIARLIGKVERAGYSLVPLDLHYTRGRVKLALGLAKGKKQFDKRATEREKDWQRERSRLMKNGNR from the coding sequence ATGTCGACCATTACAGAAAACCGGAAAGCCGGGTTCAATTATTTCATCGAGGAACGGATCGAGGCCGGGCTGGCGCTGGAAGGCTGGGAGGTGAAGGCCATCCGGGCCGGCCGCGTGCAGATCCAGGAAGCGTATGTGATTGTAAGGCGCGCGGAGATCTTCCTGATCGGTGCGCACATCACGCCGCTGATCACCGCCTCCACCCACGTCAAGCCGGATGTTACCCGCAACCGCAAGCTCCTGTTGCACGCCGCCGAGATCGCCCGCCTGATCGGCAAGGTGGAGCGCGCCGGCTATTCGCTGGTGCCGCTGGACCTGCACTACACGCGCGGCCGGGTGAAGCTGGCACTGGGGCTGGCCAAGGGCAAGAAGCAGTTCGACAAGCGCGCCACCGAGCGCGAGAAGGACTGGCAGCGCGAGCGTTCGCGGCTGATGAAGAACGGCAACCGCTGA
- a CDS encoding FitA-like ribbon-helix-helix domain-containing protein yields the protein MTSLLVRGLDESLVQALKQRAAANGRSAEAEHRAILLETLQRPPRKPLAEILASMPDVGLDSDFERQQDDGQSAHVFD from the coding sequence ATGACAAGCCTGCTGGTCCGTGGACTGGACGAATCCCTGGTGCAGGCTCTGAAGCAGCGCGCAGCCGCCAACGGTCGCAGTGCTGAAGCCGAGCATCGTGCCATCCTGCTGGAAACCCTCCAGCGGCCGCCCAGGAAACCTCTGGCGGAGATCCTGGCCAGCATGCCGGATGTTGGCCTGGATTCAGACTTCGAGCGTCAACAGGACGACGGCCAGTCCGCCCATGTATTTGATTGA